The Rubidibacter lacunae KORDI 51-2 genome window below encodes:
- the petN gene encoding cytochrome b6-f complex subunit PetN, with product MDILTLGWVGIFSLFTWSIAMVIWGRNGF from the coding sequence ATGGACATCTTGACTCTGGGTTGGGTTGGTATTTTCTCTCTTTTTACTTGGTCGATCGCGATGGTGATTTGGGGGCGTAACGGCTTCTAG
- a CDS encoding photosystem II protein Y, with amino-acid sequence MDWRILVVLAPLAIAASWALYNIGAMALRQAQDILNKES; translated from the coding sequence ATGGATTGGCGCATTCTGGTCGTATTGGCTCCGTTGGCGATCGCGGCATCCTGGGCACTGTACAACATCGGTGCCATGGCGCTCCGTCAAGCTCAGGATATTTTGAACAAGGAAAGCTAG
- a CDS encoding NAD(P)H-quinone oxidoreductase subunit H, giving the protein MAKIETRTEPMVLNMGPHHPSMHGVLRLIVTLDGEDVIDCEPVIGYLHRGMEKIAENRTSVMYVPYVSRWDYAAGMFNEAITVNAPEQLADIEVPRRAQYIRAIMLELNRIANHLLWLGPFLADVGAQTPFFYIFREREIIYDLWEAATGQRMVNNNYFRIGGVAVDLPYGWLDKCLDFCDYFYPKVDEYERLITNNPIFRRRVEGVGTISREEAINWGLSGPMLRGSGVQWDLRKVDHYECYDDFDWDVQWETTGDCFARYLVRVREMRESVKILRQACKQIPGGPYENLEARREVEGRKSPWNDFEYQYIAKKVPPTFKIPAGEHYVRLESGKGELGIFIIGNNNVFPWRWKIRAPDFNNLQILPHLLRGVKLADIMPILGSIDVIMGSVDR; this is encoded by the coding sequence ATGGCTAAGATCGAAACCAGAACCGAGCCCATGGTGCTGAACATGGGGCCGCATCACCCATCAATGCACGGCGTGTTGCGCCTGATCGTCACCCTCGACGGGGAAGACGTGATCGATTGCGAGCCCGTGATCGGCTATCTCCACCGCGGAATGGAGAAAATCGCCGAAAATCGCACCAGTGTTATGTACGTCCCCTACGTCAGCCGCTGGGATTATGCTGCTGGGATGTTTAACGAGGCAATTACGGTTAACGCTCCCGAGCAACTGGCAGATATTGAAGTGCCCAGACGCGCGCAGTACATTCGCGCGATTATGCTCGAACTTAATCGAATTGCCAATCACCTGCTGTGGCTCGGTCCGTTCCTTGCCGACGTGGGGGCGCAAACACCATTCTTTTACATCTTCCGCGAGCGCGAGATTATCTACGATTTGTGGGAAGCGGCGACCGGTCAGCGAATGGTCAACAACAACTACTTCCGTATTGGCGGCGTTGCGGTCGACTTGCCTTACGGTTGGCTCGATAAGTGCCTGGATTTCTGCGACTATTTCTATCCTAAGGTCGATGAATACGAGCGCCTGATCACGAATAACCCCATTTTCCGCCGGCGCGTGGAAGGCGTCGGGACAATCTCGCGCGAGGAAGCAATCAACTGGGGACTTTCGGGTCCGATGTTGCGCGGGTCGGGTGTGCAGTGGGACCTGCGCAAAGTGGACCACTACGAGTGCTACGACGATTTCGACTGGGACGTGCAGTGGGAAACAACCGGCGATTGTTTCGCGCGCTATCTAGTGCGCGTCCGCGAGATGCGCGAGTCCGTAAAAATTCTTCGCCAAGCATGTAAGCAAATCCCTGGCGGACCTTACGAGAACCTTGAAGCCCGTCGCGAGGTAGAAGGGCGCAAGTCCCCGTGGAATGACTTCGAGTACCAGTACATCGCCAAGAAGGTGCCGCCGACGTTCAAGATTCCAGCGGGCGAGCACTACGTGCGATTGGAATCTGGCAAGGGCGAGTTGGGCATTTTTATCATCGGCAACAACAACGTTTTCCCTTGGCGTTGGAAGATCCGCGCTCCGGACTTCAACAACCTGCAAATCTTGCCACACCTGCTACGCGGCGTGAAGCTGGCTGATATCATGCCAATTCTTGGCAGTATCGATGTCATCATGGGCTCGGTGGATCGATAG
- a CDS encoding sensor histidine kinase, producing MVKAIAFLLGLALGLAVSFYQSRRRDRQLQQVLDGWPQGSTDGRTVSLLPRLRRDLARSHHHHHVLEKAIATWHQAVDGAPVGYLQVDEDNQLHWCNQQARHLLQIERWQPGQVRLLLEVVRSYELDRLIEKTRHTQQLQTCEWQFRNTDTNVQHWQSAARASGSDRTLALRATASALPAGAVGVFLENQQPLVELRRSRERAFADLTHELRTPLTSIRLVAETLQGRLRPPEKTWVEQLLLEANRLIHLVEDWLEVTQLDRQLDRQLQLETVVLQDLVCSAWETLAPLACQKSLQLVYEESQPLTLQADRARLLQVFLNLFDNAIKFSPYAETVRVHAQLADSTSEASNEQLIVDTIDAGTGFSESDLKHACERRYRGTNAPIPTAISASDSLASARPGSGLGLAIAQQIVRAHGGTIRVQNHPETGGGWLRLELPQVTLLPRLP from the coding sequence ATGGTAAAGGCGATCGCCTTTCTGCTGGGGCTCGCGCTCGGACTAGCGGTAAGTTTTTACCAATCCCGCCGCCGCGATCGGCAGTTGCAGCAAGTCTTGGACGGCTGGCCTCAGGGCAGCACTGATGGCCGCACCGTCTCCCTTCTGCCGAGGTTGCGGCGCGACCTCGCCCGCAGCCACCACCACCACCACGTCTTAGAAAAGGCGATCGCTACCTGGCACCAAGCCGTTGACGGCGCACCGGTTGGGTACCTGCAAGTTGATGAAGACAACCAATTGCACTGGTGCAACCAACAAGCACGACACCTGCTGCAGATCGAGCGTTGGCAACCCGGTCAAGTACGGTTGTTATTGGAAGTGGTGAGGTCTTACGAACTCGATCGCCTGATTGAAAAAACGCGTCACACCCAACAGCTGCAAACCTGCGAGTGGCAGTTTCGCAATACCGATACAAACGTCCAGCATTGGCAATCTGCAGCCCGCGCTAGCGGAAGCGACCGCACCCTCGCGCTCAGAGCCACCGCTAGCGCCCTTCCAGCCGGCGCTGTTGGCGTTTTTCTGGAAAACCAACAGCCGCTTGTGGAGTTAAGACGATCGCGCGAGCGCGCCTTTGCCGACCTCACCCACGAATTGCGTACACCTCTGACGTCGATTCGGCTCGTAGCCGAAACGCTTCAAGGTCGGCTACGGCCGCCCGAAAAAACATGGGTTGAGCAATTGCTTCTAGAAGCCAATCGCTTGATTCACCTCGTGGAAGATTGGTTGGAAGTGACGCAGCTCGACCGCCAGCTCGACCGCCAGCTCCAACTCGAAACCGTTGTCCTGCAGGATTTAGTTTGTTCGGCTTGGGAGACCCTCGCACCGCTTGCTTGTCAGAAATCGCTGCAGCTCGTTTACGAGGAGTCGCAGCCGCTAACCTTACAAGCCGATCGCGCGCGCTTGCTACAAGTGTTTTTGAATCTGTTCGATAACGCCATCAAGTTCAGCCCCTATGCCGAAACGGTGCGCGTGCACGCGCAGCTCGCAGATAGCACCTCTGAAGCAAGCAACGAGCAGCTGATTGTAGACACAATCGACGCCGGCACGGGCTTCTCCGAATCGGACTTGAAACATGCTTGCGAACGTCGATATCGCGGGACAAACGCCCCGATACCGACAGCTATTTCTGCTTCTGATAGTCTGGCATCGGCGCGACCGGGCAGCGGACTCGGTCTGGCGATCGCGCAACAGATCGTCCGCGCCCATGGGGGGACAATTCGCGTGCAGAACCATCCCGAGACTGGGGGCGGTTGGTTGCGTCTGGAGCTTCCGCAAGTAACACTACTCCCCCGCCTGCCCTGA
- a CDS encoding 16S rRNA (uracil(1498)-N(3))-methyltransferase translates to MQLQRLSIAPGQLVAGKIRLTSEQQHYLQRVLRLQPGARFIALDGCGSSWLSELSEPSAARVISPVDVCSELAADITLLVALPKGNGFEETIRCCTELGAAAFVPVLSERALLRPSANRVARWRRIAAEAAEQSERALIPTIAEPLSFPDAIARFATGARYLCVARRDAPHAIAAITPGSLVIATGPEGGWTPTEVDIAIAGGYQPVTLGPRILRAVTAPIAVIAAIAARIEAGQENL, encoded by the coding sequence ATGCAACTGCAACGCCTGAGCATTGCCCCCGGCCAACTGGTTGCCGGCAAGATCCGCCTTACTTCCGAACAGCAGCATTACCTGCAGCGCGTTCTGCGCTTGCAGCCCGGAGCTCGTTTCATCGCACTCGACGGGTGCGGTTCCTCCTGGCTGAGCGAACTCAGCGAACCGTCTGCTGCGCGCGTCATCAGTCCTGTTGACGTCTGTAGCGAATTGGCGGCCGACATCACCTTGTTGGTCGCTCTCCCCAAAGGTAATGGCTTCGAAGAAACCATCCGCTGCTGCACCGAATTGGGCGCTGCCGCTTTCGTGCCCGTGTTAAGCGAACGCGCCCTACTTCGTCCGAGTGCGAACAGAGTTGCCCGTTGGCGGCGCATTGCCGCCGAAGCCGCCGAACAGTCCGAACGCGCTCTGATTCCCACGATCGCCGAGCCGCTGTCCTTCCCCGATGCGATCGCCCGATTTGCCACCGGGGCGCGTTATCTCTGCGTCGCCCGCCGCGACGCGCCCCACGCGATCGCTGCCATCACGCCCGGATCGCTGGTCATTGCCACCGGTCCGGAAGGCGGCTGGACCCCGACCGAAGTCGATATAGCGATCGCTGGCGGCTACCAGCCCGTTACCCTCGGACCCCGCATTTTGCGTGCTGTTACTGCCCCGATCGCCGTCATTGCCGCGATCGCTGCCCGGATCGAAGCCGGGCAGGAAAATCTTTAA
- a CDS encoding polyphosphate kinase 2 family protein, producing the protein MKDKDSLIDALAPEKMLVVPGSKVRLKEYDTRYTGKLQKDTAREVLATGVGRLAEFQDMLYAQNIHALLIIFQAMDAAGKDSTIKHVMSGINPQGCQVFSFKQPSAEELDHDYLWRSFKALPERGRIGIFNRSYYEEVLVVRVHPELLDSQQLPPAVKGKHIWKQRFEEINNFEKYLVNSGIHVLKFFLNVSKEEQRERFLERIDRPEKNWKFSVSDAREREHWGEYMEAYEDALTHTSTKWAPWHVIPADRKWFARLAVGYFIHEKLDSLNLAYPEVGPDHLQRLQEAKAILEAEDAVS; encoded by the coding sequence ATGAAAGACAAAGACTCGCTCATTGATGCTCTTGCTCCAGAAAAGATGCTTGTTGTCCCTGGTAGCAAGGTGCGACTAAAAGAATACGACACGCGCTATACTGGCAAGCTTCAGAAAGACACAGCTCGAGAAGTTTTGGCAACAGGCGTCGGGAGGCTGGCCGAGTTTCAAGACATGCTTTACGCCCAGAACATCCATGCCTTACTGATTATTTTCCAAGCCATGGATGCTGCGGGCAAAGACAGCACCATCAAACATGTCATGTCGGGCATCAATCCTCAAGGGTGTCAGGTATTTAGCTTCAAGCAGCCTTCAGCGGAAGAACTCGATCACGATTATCTTTGGCGTTCGTTCAAGGCGCTGCCAGAGCGAGGACGAATCGGGATCTTCAACCGCTCATACTACGAGGAGGTGTTGGTCGTTCGGGTCCATCCCGAGCTATTGGATAGTCAACAGCTGCCGCCTGCGGTGAAGGGCAAGCACATCTGGAAACAGCGTTTTGAAGAGATCAACAACTTCGAAAAATACTTGGTCAATAGTGGCATCCACGTTCTTAAATTTTTCTTAAATGTTTCGAAAGAGGAGCAGCGGGAGCGGTTTCTGGAGCGCATCGATCGCCCGGAGAAGAACTGGAAATTTTCCGTCAGCGACGCTCGGGAGCGCGAGCATTGGGGCGAATATATGGAGGCATACGAGGACGCGCTTACCCACACCAGCACAAAATGGGCTCCTTGGCACGTCATCCCCGCCGATCGCAAGTGGTTTGCGCGGCTAGCCGTTGGGTACTTCATCCATGAAAAGCTGGACAGCTTGAATTTGGCCTATCCCGAGGTCGGACCCGACCACCTGCAGCGCTTGCAGGAAGCCAAGGCGATTTTAGAGGCGGAAGACGCTGTTTCCTAA
- the lysS gene encoding lysine--tRNA ligase, with the protein MPRSKPQPESKASQEPKKDSTLAEIRTTRVEKIAQLQAAGLNPFAYKWDVTHHAAELQEKYADLGSGKECDDTVAIAGRILTRRVFGKLAFFVLQDETGTIQLYLDKKRIGASMAALPNAFNLLKNLTDAGDFLGVKGTLKRTDKGELSIAVSEFEILTKSLLPLPDKWHGLTDTEKRYRQRYVDLIVNPEVRATFRRRAQIIAKLRRFLEDRGFLEIETPVLQPEAGGADARPFVTYHNTLDMPLYLRIATELHLKRLIVGGFERVFEIGRIFRNEGVSTRHNPEFTSVELYQAYADYHDMMALTEEAIAAIASDVLGTLEIEYQGQTIDLTPPWRRATMHDLVREQTGVDFAQFESFAEAKAAAVAAGVRVPDNCSTLGKLLNEAFEQLVESTLIQPTFAIDFPIEISPLAKPHRSRPGLVERFELYVVGREHANSFSELTDPLDQRDRLEEQARRKAAGDLEAQGVDEDFLTALEFGMPPTGGLGIGIDRLVMLLTDAPSIRDVIAFPLLKSQSSAAEKFGD; encoded by the coding sequence GTGCCGCGCTCCAAACCGCAACCAGAATCGAAAGCATCACAAGAACCAAAAAAAGACTCCACCCTCGCCGAAATTCGAACCACTCGCGTCGAGAAAATCGCGCAACTCCAAGCTGCCGGACTGAACCCCTTTGCCTACAAATGGGACGTCACGCACCATGCGGCCGAGTTGCAGGAAAAATATGCCGACCTCGGCAGCGGCAAAGAATGCGACGATACGGTTGCGATCGCGGGACGGATCTTGACCCGGCGCGTCTTTGGCAAATTGGCATTTTTCGTGTTGCAAGATGAAACGGGGACGATCCAGCTTTACCTCGATAAAAAGCGCATCGGCGCATCGATGGCGGCTTTACCCAACGCCTTTAATCTGCTGAAGAACCTGACTGATGCGGGCGATTTCCTTGGCGTAAAAGGTACCCTCAAGCGGACGGACAAAGGCGAGCTGTCGATTGCCGTTAGCGAGTTTGAAATTCTCACCAAGTCCCTACTACCGCTGCCGGATAAGTGGCACGGACTCACCGACACCGAAAAACGTTACCGCCAGCGTTACGTTGATTTGATCGTCAATCCAGAGGTCCGCGCGACCTTCCGGCGGCGCGCGCAAATCATTGCCAAATTGCGACGCTTTCTCGAAGATCGCGGCTTCCTGGAAATCGAAACGCCCGTACTCCAACCCGAAGCTGGTGGGGCTGACGCGCGGCCGTTCGTGACTTATCACAATACCTTGGACATGCCGCTTTACCTGCGGATTGCTACCGAGCTGCACCTCAAGCGCTTGATAGTCGGCGGTTTCGAGCGCGTATTCGAGATCGGGCGTATCTTTCGCAACGAAGGCGTGTCCACGCGTCACAATCCGGAGTTCACTTCGGTTGAGCTTTACCAAGCTTATGCCGACTATCACGACATGATGGCGCTCACAGAAGAGGCGATCGCGGCCATCGCCTCGGATGTCCTCGGCACGCTCGAGATCGAGTACCAAGGTCAAACGATCGATTTGACACCCCCCTGGCGGCGCGCGACCATGCACGATCTCGTTCGCGAACAAACCGGCGTTGATTTCGCGCAGTTCGAGTCCTTCGCCGAGGCTAAGGCAGCGGCAGTGGCAGCTGGAGTCAGGGTCCCGGACAACTGCTCCACGCTCGGGAAACTTCTCAATGAAGCCTTCGAACAATTGGTTGAATCAACCTTGATTCAACCGACCTTTGCGATTGATTTCCCGATCGAAATCTCGCCTCTGGCTAAACCCCACCGATCGCGTCCCGGTTTGGTCGAACGCTTCGAACTTTATGTTGTCGGCCGAGAACACGCGAACAGCTTCTCCGAGCTGACGGATCCCCTCGACCAACGCGATCGCCTGGAAGAACAGGCACGCCGCAAAGCTGCCGGCGACTTGGAAGCTCAGGGCGTCGATGAAGACTTTCTAACCGCGCTGGAATTCGGCATGCCGCCGACTGGCGGCCTCGGTATCGGAATCGATCGCCTGGTCATGCTCTTAACTGACGCGCCCAGCATCCGCGACGTCATTGCATTCCCACTTTTGAAGTCGCAAAGTTCAGCTGCGGAGAAGTTCGGGGACTAG
- a CDS encoding TIGR00297 family protein, with protein sequence MNGLTALAQNPWAIAIALNAGLLAIVRVLPKQLLTLAGIVHAWILGVLVWGTLGSSGYAILAAYFILGSAVTRVGMARKEAAGIAEGRSGARGPENVWGSALTGALCAVGVGLVDGLHGDRAIASLLILGYAASFSTKLSDTVASEIGKAYGRRTFLVTTLKPVPPGTEGAVSLEGTLAGIVGSLAIAGVSWGVGAIDLWGVLWCAIAAFVATTVESAIGATIQAKVTWMTNEVVNIINTTVGALVAIALALGHAALA encoded by the coding sequence ATGAACGGTTTGACAGCCCTTGCACAAAATCCGTGGGCGATCGCGATCGCGCTCAACGCCGGGTTGCTGGCGATCGTCCGGGTGCTGCCCAAGCAGCTCCTGACGCTTGCCGGCATTGTCCATGCGTGGATTTTGGGTGTATTGGTTTGGGGCACCCTTGGCTCGTCGGGTTACGCGATCTTGGCAGCTTATTTTATCCTTGGGTCGGCCGTTACCCGCGTGGGGATGGCCCGCAAGGAAGCTGCCGGTATCGCCGAAGGACGGTCGGGCGCGCGCGGTCCTGAGAACGTTTGGGGCTCGGCACTGACGGGCGCACTCTGCGCGGTCGGGGTCGGTCTGGTGGATGGGTTGCACGGCGATCGCGCGATCGCGTCGCTGTTGATCTTGGGTTATGCGGCCAGTTTTAGTACGAAGCTATCAGATACGGTGGCGAGCGAAATCGGCAAAGCATACGGGCGGCGTACGTTTCTGGTGACAACGCTCAAGCCGGTCCCGCCAGGAACCGAAGGTGCAGTCAGTTTGGAAGGAACCCTGGCCGGTATCGTCGGGTCCCTGGCGATCGCCGGCGTGAGCTGGGGTGTGGGTGCCATTGACCTCTGGGGCGTATTGTGGTGCGCGATCGCTGCATTTGTCGCGACGACGGTAGAAAGCGCGATCGGAGCAACAATTCAGGCGAAAGTCACCTGGATGACCAACGAGGTCGTTAACATCATCAACACGACTGTCGGAGCGCTGGTGGCGATCGCGTTGGCACTGGGGCACGCAGCCTTGGCATAG
- a CDS encoding type IV pilin-like G/H family protein — protein MKAQFQAKLLQLLARKSSNKGFTLIELLVVIIIIAILSAIALPNFLNQADKARASEAQANLGVINRAQQAYRLDNPSFAANFDELDSEVIFSNGAGGQAVGTNDAVTNNWTYEILPGTTAAETFAQAAPSGATSSSTLGNWCGRVLQDGTESTIEDNAC, from the coding sequence ATGAAAGCTCAATTCCAAGCCAAGCTTCTCCAGCTGCTGGCTCGCAAGTCCAGCAACAAAGGCTTTACTCTGATCGAACTGCTAGTTGTAATCATCATCATCGCCATCCTGTCCGCGATCGCTCTGCCCAACTTCCTAAACCAAGCTGACAAGGCTCGAGCTTCCGAAGCGCAAGCCAATTTGGGTGTAATCAATCGCGCTCAGCAAGCCTACCGCTTGGACAATCCCTCCTTCGCTGCTAACTTCGATGAGCTCGATAGTGAGGTCATATTCTCCAATGGTGCTGGGGGACAAGCAGTCGGCACCAACGACGCCGTAACCAATAACTGGACTTACGAGATTTTACCCGGCACTACTGCCGCTGAAACTTTTGCTCAAGCAGCCCCAAGTGGCGCCACCAGCAGCTCTACTCTAGGCAATTGGTGTGGCCGAGTACTCCAAGATGGTACTGAGTCTACAATTGAAGACAACGCTTGCTAG
- a CDS encoding DUF3747 domain-containing protein gives MNLPLACRFAALAVATISAFATAGGARAQATFGQQEVEQTDFVAIASPYGNGQHQLLILEQTNNERPCWSESESAAGGGPVRVEPLLLDFDFSGICARSTDGNGYSLRMSGQDLGLDYILRIVQYNGELVLVGTPRVDPNAPDIVVGRTYANGRDYFKIFLEPGWRFAKRTYGDRVLGHIYLATDASLGSTVLSGNGDGGAVQPSVQIPVAQPETFEPAVAEPAVAQPQNVLPPVPPVPQNGLPPVPPAPPADF, from the coding sequence ATGAATCTTCCTCTCGCGTGTAGGTTCGCCGCGCTTGCGGTGGCAACGATCTCGGCATTTGCAACTGCGGGCGGCGCACGCGCGCAAGCGACCTTCGGACAGCAAGAAGTAGAACAGACCGATTTCGTTGCGATCGCGTCGCCCTATGGTAACGGTCAGCACCAGTTGCTAATTCTGGAGCAGACCAACAACGAACGCCCTTGCTGGAGCGAGAGCGAGAGCGCTGCTGGGGGCGGGCCGGTCCGTGTCGAACCACTGCTATTGGATTTCGACTTCAGCGGAATTTGCGCCCGCAGCACCGATGGCAACGGTTACTCGCTTCGGATGAGCGGCCAGGACTTGGGGCTGGATTATATTCTGCGTATCGTGCAGTATAACGGCGAGCTGGTGTTGGTTGGAACGCCGCGCGTCGATCCAAATGCCCCGGACATTGTTGTCGGGCGCACGTACGCCAACGGCAGAGACTATTTCAAGATTTTCCTGGAGCCTGGCTGGCGTTTTGCCAAGCGCACCTATGGCGATCGCGTACTCGGTCACATTTACTTAGCAACCGATGCGTCGCTGGGCAGCACCGTTCTAAGTGGCAACGGGGACGGCGGAGCAGTCCAGCCTAGCGTGCAGATTCCCGTCGCACAACCGGAAACCTTTGAACCTGCTGTCGCGGAACCTGCCGTCGCTCAACCGCAAAATGTTTTGCCGCCTGTGCCGCCTGTGCCGCAAAACGGTTTGCCGCCCGTGCCACCTGCACCGCCGGCAGATTTCTAA
- a CDS encoding RNA 2'-phosphotransferase, with protein MAGKVDVDGLLPLAEESWRSLSMSFLERVVADSNKQRFTVEDFRARILPNPRNAVPVDLDLAPRQPPNELFHPTETRFLASIRAEGLSSRSRPHVLLSQDAIPPLRSANDMESQWCKALPPDNCTQIATVSICPGMVLG; from the coding sequence TTGGCGGGAAAGGTCGATGTTGACGGTCTGCTCCCACTCGCGGAAGAGTCTTGGCGATCGCTTTCGATGTCATTCCTCGAGAGGGTTGTTGCCGACAGCAACAAGCAGCGTTTCACTGTTGAAGACTTTCGCGCCAGAATTCTCCCCAACCCTAGGAATGCCGTCCCCGTCGATCTGGATCTTGCGCCCCGCCAACCACCAAACGAGTTGTTTCACCCCACGGAAACGCGGTTCCTGGCTTCGATTCGGGCGGAAGGATTGTCTAGCAGGAGCCGACCACACGTTCTCCTTTCCCAGGACGCAATTCCGCCGCTACGTTCGGCTAACGACATGGAAAGCCAGTGGTGCAAAGCGTTACCGCCGGACAATTGCACGCAGATAGCTACCGTTTCAATTTGCCCGGGAATGGTGTTAGGCTGA
- a CDS encoding chlororespiratory reduction protein 7 — protein sequence MPDPIMYQEDGYVVLETGQPEQFLSAAELLEKLTGILSDRQDDLPRDLQKFATVSEQAHHLLSTSCEFDPGPGEYLQWYVVRLEK from the coding sequence ATGCCAGACCCCATTATGTATCAAGAGGACGGCTATGTCGTGCTCGAAACCGGACAACCCGAGCAATTTCTCAGCGCGGCCGAATTGTTAGAGAAACTGACCGGCATCCTAAGCGATCGCCAGGACGATTTGCCGCGCGATCTTCAGAAATTTGCAACCGTTTCCGAACAAGCTCATCACCTCCTGTCGACGTCTTGCGAGTTCGATCCAGGTCCCGGCGAATACCTGCAGTGGTACGTAGTGCGACTGGAAAAGTAG
- a CDS encoding aspartate ammonia-lyase has protein sequence MSNTRRERDSMGDRELPADVYYGIQTLRARENFPISGLRPLPIYVDAFLLLKKATAIANGDLGCIPPEVSAAIARAADDILSGQLRDQFVVDVYQAGAGTSHHMNVNEVLANRALEILGAEKGDYKRVSPNDSVNYGQSTNDTVPTAIRIGSLLALEHSLYPGLHDAIAALDEKSLAFRNLVRSGRTHLQDAVPVRLGETFHAWSQILRDHRTRIEQAATDLQQLGIGGSATGTGLNTHPQYRDRVVALLSEFLGQPLQSAPNLMAAMQSMAPFVRVSGSLRNLAQDLAKISHDLRLLDSGPKTGFKEIQLPPVQPGSSIMPGKYNPVIAEMMTMVCFQVMGFDSAIALAAQAGQLELNITMPLIAYNLIHSIEILGSALSVLAEKCLRGIEARRDRCRDYAEASLALVTALNPHIGYLNAADVAKESLATGKSIRAIVLERNLMSAEALAQVLDLEAMSAPHGLPN, from the coding sequence ATGAGCAATACTCGCCGCGAGCGCGATTCGATGGGCGATCGCGAATTGCCAGCAGATGTTTACTACGGCATCCAAACGCTCCGCGCAAGGGAAAACTTTCCGATTAGCGGTCTCAGACCGCTGCCAATATACGTCGATGCATTTCTGTTGCTCAAAAAAGCGACTGCGATTGCCAATGGCGACCTCGGTTGCATTCCTCCCGAAGTCAGCGCAGCGATCGCCCGGGCAGCAGACGACATCCTTAGCGGTCAACTCCGAGATCAGTTTGTTGTTGATGTTTATCAAGCTGGGGCGGGCACGTCTCACCACATGAACGTCAACGAAGTGCTAGCCAACCGCGCCCTGGAGATTCTCGGTGCGGAGAAAGGTGATTACAAACGCGTTAGTCCCAACGACAGTGTCAACTACGGTCAGTCCACCAACGACACGGTGCCCACGGCCATTCGCATCGGCAGCTTGTTGGCTCTGGAGCATTCCCTCTATCCGGGATTGCACGACGCGATCGCCGCCCTAGATGAAAAATCCCTCGCCTTCCGCAACCTGGTGCGCTCCGGTCGCACGCACTTGCAAGATGCCGTCCCCGTGCGCCTCGGCGAAACCTTCCACGCGTGGAGCCAGATCCTCCGCGACCACCGCACGCGCATCGAGCAAGCGGCAACGGACTTGCAGCAGCTCGGCATCGGCGGCAGCGCCACCGGCACGGGATTGAATACTCACCCGCAGTATCGCGATCGCGTCGTAGCGCTGCTAAGCGAATTCCTCGGGCAACCGCTGCAAAGCGCACCGAATCTGATGGCTGCGATGCAAAGCATGGCACCGTTCGTGCGCGTGTCCGGGTCGCTCCGCAACCTCGCGCAGGACTTAGCAAAGATTTCCCACGACCTGCGGCTGTTGGATTCGGGACCGAAAACTGGCTTCAAGGAAATTCAACTGCCGCCCGTGCAGCCGGGCTCGTCGATCATGCCGGGTAAATACAACCCGGTCATTGCCGAGATGATGACGATGGTGTGCTTCCAGGTTATGGGCTTTGACAGTGCGATCGCCCTGGCTGCCCAAGCCGGTCAGCTCGAACTCAACATCACGATGCCGCTGATCGCCTACAACCTCATTCACAGCATCGAAATCCTCGGCAGTGCTCTATCGGTGCTTGCCGAGAAATGCCTGCGCGGCATCGAAGCCCGACGCGATCGCTGCCGCGACTATGCCGAAGCTAGTCTGGCACTTGTAACGGCGCTGAATCCCCACATCGGCTATCTCAACGCTGCTGACGTGGCTAAAGAGTCGCTGGCAACGGGCAAATCGATCCGCGCGATCGTGCTGGAGCGCAATTTGATGAGCGCCGAAGCGTTAGCCCAAGTGTTGGATCTCGAAGCGATGAGCGCACCCCACGGATTGCCAAACTAG